One genomic window of Bradyrhizobium sp. B124 includes the following:
- a CDS encoding pitrilysin family protein produces the protein MLTLTSVPSQAAAKIQRLVSPGGIEAWFVQDATVPLIAMEYSFGGGASQDPPGKPGVGNLVADLLDEGSGDLDSKTYHERLERRAIELSFQSNRDQFRGSLRMLKDNKDEAYDLLRMALTSPRFEPKDVERIRAQVISNLRRESTNPSSLSGRKFLELAFGDHPYGRTATGTLESAPTIEIADLKDYVRRIIAKDTLRIAVVGDVDPDTLGKLLDNTFGGLPAKAELTAIPDVVATKPPQRAFVPLDVPQTVVTFGGPGINRHDPDFMAAYVVNHILGGGGLSSRLYKEVREKRGLAYSIYEALLWMDHSALFIGNTGTRADRAGETVDAIEAEIRRIAEQGPTQQELDEAKSYLKGSQMLALDTSSKLAQAMLQYQLDKLPIDYIEKRSAIVDAVTLDDVKRVSKRLWGNGLLTVIVGRAPQAAAQPASAPPKAN, from the coding sequence ATGCTGACGCTGACGTCAGTGCCCTCGCAGGCCGCGGCCAAGATCCAGCGGCTGGTGTCGCCCGGCGGCATCGAAGCATGGTTCGTGCAGGACGCCACCGTGCCGCTGATCGCGATGGAATATTCCTTCGGCGGCGGCGCCAGCCAGGATCCGCCCGGCAAGCCCGGCGTCGGCAATCTGGTCGCCGACCTGCTCGACGAGGGCTCCGGCGATCTCGATTCCAAGACCTATCACGAGCGGCTCGAGCGCCGCGCCATCGAGCTCAGCTTCCAGTCCAACCGCGATCAGTTCCGCGGCTCGCTGCGCATGCTCAAGGACAACAAGGACGAAGCCTACGACCTGTTGCGGATGGCGCTGACCTCGCCGCGGTTCGAGCCCAAGGACGTCGAACGCATCCGCGCCCAGGTGATCTCGAACCTGCGCCGCGAATCGACCAATCCGTCCTCGCTGTCCGGCCGCAAGTTCCTCGAGCTCGCTTTCGGCGATCATCCTTATGGGAGGACGGCGACCGGCACACTGGAGAGCGCGCCGACCATCGAGATCGCCGATCTGAAGGACTATGTCCGCCGCATCATCGCCAAGGATACGCTGCGGATCGCCGTGGTCGGCGACGTCGATCCCGATACGCTCGGCAAGCTCCTGGACAACACCTTTGGCGGCTTGCCGGCCAAGGCCGAGTTGACGGCGATTCCCGACGTCGTGGCGACCAAGCCGCCGCAGCGCGCCTTCGTCCCGCTCGACGTGCCGCAGACCGTCGTCACCTTCGGCGGTCCCGGCATCAACAGGCACGACCCGGACTTCATGGCCGCCTATGTGGTGAACCACATTCTCGGCGGCGGCGGGCTGTCGTCGCGGCTCTACAAGGAAGTGCGCGAGAAGCGCGGCCTCGCCTATTCGATCTATGAAGCGCTGCTCTGGATGGATCACTCCGCGCTGTTCATCGGCAACACCGGCACCCGGGCCGACCGCGCCGGCGAGACCGTCGATGCGATCGAGGCGGAGATCCGCCGCATCGCCGAGCAAGGTCCGACGCAGCAGGAGCTCGACGAGGCGAAGTCCTATCTGAAGGGCTCGCAGATGCTGGCGCTCGACACCTCCTCCAAGCTCGCGCAGGCAATGCTGCAATACCAGCTCGACAAGCTGCCGATCGATTACATCGAGAAGCGCAGCGCCATCGTCGATGCGGTGACGCTCGACGACGTCAAGCGGGTCTCCAAGAGGCTGTGGGGCAACGGCTTGCTCACCGTGATCGTCGGCCGCGCCCCGCAAGCCGCAGCGCAGCCGGCATCGGCGCCGCCGAAAGCGAACTGA
- a CDS encoding pitrilysin family protein yields MMPSRRSIALFAAAFVSTVPLSGTSLRAQTTVTSERPASFTLDNGLQVVVIPDHRTPVVTQMIWYKVGSADETPGKSGLAHFLEHLMFKGTAKHPAGEFSQTVLRVGGNENAFTSNDYTGYFQRVPREQLPTMMEFEADRMTGLILKDENVLPERDVVLEEFNMRVANNPDARLTEQIMAALYLNHPYGRPVIGWHQEIEKLDREDALAFYRRFYAPNNAILVIAGDVDVKDIRPLVEKNFGPIPAQRAIAEKRVRPQEPTPAAPRTVTLSDPRVEQPNLRRYYLVPSATTAAAGESQALDVLAQLMGGGANSYLYRSLVIDKGLAISAGAGYQGTALDPSQFSIAVTPKAGVEFAQIEDAIDKVIADLAQNPARAEDLERVKTQLIAEAIYAQDNQATLARWYGGALTTGLSIDDIRSWPDRIRAVTAEQVRAAAATWLDKKRSVTGYLIKDTAPKREEKRS; encoded by the coding sequence ATGATGCCCTCACGCCGATCGATTGCCCTGTTCGCTGCTGCCTTCGTTTCAACCGTCCCGCTGTCGGGCACCAGCCTCCGTGCCCAGACCACCGTCACCTCGGAACGCCCTGCGAGCTTCACGCTCGACAACGGCCTGCAGGTCGTGGTGATCCCCGATCACCGCACGCCGGTCGTCACGCAGATGATCTGGTACAAGGTCGGCTCCGCCGACGAGACGCCGGGCAAATCGGGCCTCGCGCATTTCCTCGAACATCTGATGTTCAAGGGCACCGCCAAGCACCCGGCCGGCGAGTTCTCGCAGACCGTGCTGCGCGTCGGCGGCAACGAGAACGCCTTCACCTCCAACGACTACACCGGCTACTTCCAGCGCGTGCCGCGCGAGCAGCTGCCCACCATGATGGAGTTCGAGGCCGACCGCATGACCGGCCTGATCCTGAAGGACGAGAATGTGCTGCCCGAACGTGACGTCGTGCTCGAGGAGTTCAACATGCGGGTTGCCAACAACCCGGATGCCCGGCTCACCGAGCAGATCATGGCCGCGCTCTATCTCAACCATCCCTACGGCCGGCCGGTGATCGGCTGGCACCAGGAGATCGAGAAGCTCGACCGCGAGGATGCGCTCGCCTTCTACCGCCGCTTCTATGCGCCGAACAACGCGATCCTGGTCATCGCCGGCGACGTCGACGTCAAGGACATCCGCCCGCTGGTCGAGAAGAATTTCGGCCCGATCCCGGCGCAACGCGCGATCGCCGAGAAGCGCGTCCGGCCGCAGGAGCCGACGCCGGCTGCACCGCGCACCGTGACGCTGTCTGATCCCCGCGTCGAACAACCGAACCTGCGCCGCTACTATCTGGTGCCGTCCGCGACCACGGCGGCGGCGGGCGAGAGCCAGGCGCTCGATGTGCTGGCGCAATTGATGGGCGGCGGCGCCAACTCCTACCTCTATCGCTCTCTGGTGATCGACAAGGGCCTCGCGATCTCGGCCGGCGCCGGCTATCAGGGCACCGCGCTCGATCCGTCGCAATTCTCGATCGCGGTAACGCCCAAGGCCGGCGTCGAGTTCGCGCAGATCGAGGACGCGATCGACAAGGTGATCGCCGATCTCGCGCAGAACCCCGCGCGCGCCGAGGATCTCGAACGGGTCAAGACCCAGCTGATCGCGGAGGCGATCTACGCCCAGGACAACCAGGCGACGCTGGCGCGCTGGTATGGCGGCGCGCTGACCACCGGGCTCAGCATCGACGACATCAGGAGCTGGCCGGATCGCATTCGCGCCGTCACCGCCGAGCAGGTGCGCGCAGCGGCAGCCACCTGGCTCGACAAGAAGCGGTCGGTGACCGGCTATCTGATCAAGGATACTGCGCCGAAACGCGAGGAGAAGCGCTCGTGA
- the lspA gene encoding signal peptidase II — protein MEGAGGHGLSSPVRAGVLVAVITLIADQASKLWLLYVFGIAHRGAVEVTPFFDLVLAWNPGISFGWFQSETPAAQILLMVIKAAAVIALAIWMARSRTWLATVSLGLIIGGAIGNGIDRFAYGAVVDFALFHVEIGGKTFNWYVFNLADVAIVAGVAALLYDSVMGTPAVKAP, from the coding sequence ATGGAAGGCGCTGGGGGTCACGGCTTGAGCTCGCCGGTTCGCGCCGGTGTGCTGGTGGCGGTCATCACCCTGATCGCCGACCAGGCCTCCAAGCTCTGGCTGCTTTATGTCTTCGGCATTGCCCACCGCGGCGCGGTCGAGGTGACGCCGTTCTTCGACCTGGTGCTGGCCTGGAATCCCGGCATCAGCTTTGGCTGGTTTCAGAGCGAGACCCCGGCGGCCCAGATCCTGCTGATGGTAATCAAGGCCGCCGCCGTGATCGCGCTCGCGATCTGGATGGCGCGGTCGCGGACCTGGCTCGCGACGGTGTCGCTCGGCCTGATCATCGGCGGTGCGATCGGGAACGGGATCGACCGCTTCGCCTACGGCGCCGTGGTCGATTTTGCCCTGTTTCATGTCGAGATCGGGGGAAAAACCTTCAATTGGTACGTATTCAACCTCGCCGATGTGGCGATCGTTGCTGGCGTGGCGGCCCTATTGTATGATTCCGTCATGGGGACCCCCGCCGTAAAAGCGCCCTGA
- the ileS gene encoding isoleucine--tRNA ligase produces MSDKPQKTDAQKTNVRDYSKTLYLPQTEFPMRAGLPQREPEILKYWNDIGLYDRLRREAEGRAKFVLHDGPPYANGNIHIGHALNKILKDVVTKSQQMLGFDSNYVPGWDCHGLPIEWKIEEENYRSKGKQKPDFRDSAAMVAFRRECRAYATHWINVQREEFKRLGIIGDWDHPYQTMSYPAEAQIARELMKFAANGTLYRGSKPVMWSVVEKTALAEAEVEYEDYTSDMVWVKFPVTSPAHGALANASVVIWTTTPWTLPGNRAISFSPKIAYGLYKVTDAPADNWAKTGDLLILADALAAEVFKQARVTSFEKVRDIPGDTLDAVECAHPLRGFGGGYEFTVPLLAGEHVTDDTGTGFVHTAPSHGREDFDVWTANTRELDARGIPTAIPYTVDENGAYTAQAPGFTGKRVLNDKGEKGDANEAVIKALIEAGKLLARGRLKHQYPHSWRSKKPVIFRNTPQWFIAMDKPIVDAPGKPGAMDIAENGHAKKGDTLRARALQAISVTQWVPPAGENRINGMIANRPDWVISRQRAWGVPIAVFVRENSDGSAEILQDEVVNQRITEAFMEEGADAWYMDGARERFLGSRASENWKKVDDICDVWFDSGSTHAFVLEDRQNFPQLGNIVRKIDGGNDTVMYLEGSDQHRGWFHSSLLESAGTRGRAPYDIVLTHGFTLDENGRKMSKSLGNTVEPQKVIKDSGADILRLWVCATDYADDQRIGPEILKNTIETYRKLRNSIRWMLGTLHHFKPSEKVAFAEMPELERLMLHELAGHTETIRKAYAAFDYKTVVASLAAFMNSELSAFYFDIRKDTLYCDPPSSVARKAALTTIDLLCDAILKWLAPILSFTTDEAWRMYRPNAEPSVHLTLFPEGLEQFRDDALAAKWETIRNVRRVVTGALELERAAKRIGSSLEASPVIYIADREMLATLFDIDLAEVCITSNYEVREGEAPANAFRLDAVPGVAVVVEKAIGTKCARSWKILPDIGEDPEYPDVSPRDAQALREWKALGVTA; encoded by the coding sequence ATGTCCGACAAGCCGCAAAAGACCGACGCCCAAAAGACTAACGTTAGGGACTATTCCAAGACCCTTTACCTGCCGCAGACGGAATTCCCGATGCGCGCCGGCCTGCCCCAGCGCGAGCCGGAAATCCTGAAATACTGGAACGACATCGGCCTCTACGACAGGCTCCGCCGGGAAGCCGAGGGCCGCGCCAAATTCGTGCTGCACGACGGCCCGCCCTACGCCAACGGCAACATCCATATCGGCCACGCGCTGAACAAGATCCTCAAGGACGTCGTGACCAAGAGCCAGCAGATGCTCGGCTTCGACTCCAACTACGTGCCGGGCTGGGATTGCCACGGCCTGCCGATCGAATGGAAGATCGAGGAGGAGAACTACCGCTCCAAGGGCAAGCAGAAGCCCGACTTCCGCGACTCCGCCGCGATGGTCGCGTTCCGCAGGGAATGCCGCGCCTATGCGACGCACTGGATCAACGTGCAGCGCGAGGAGTTCAAGCGGCTCGGCATCATCGGCGACTGGGACCATCCCTATCAGACCATGAGCTATCCGGCCGAGGCGCAGATCGCCCGCGAGCTGATGAAGTTTGCCGCCAACGGCACGCTGTATCGCGGCTCCAAGCCGGTGATGTGGAGCGTGGTCGAGAAGACCGCGCTTGCCGAAGCCGAGGTCGAATACGAGGACTACACCTCCGACATGGTGTGGGTGAAATTCCCGGTCACCTCGCCGGCGCATGGCGCGCTGGCCAATGCCTCGGTGGTGATCTGGACCACCACGCCGTGGACGCTGCCCGGCAACCGGGCGATCTCGTTCTCGCCGAAGATCGCCTACGGCCTTTACAAGGTCACGGATGCGCCCGCCGACAATTGGGCGAAGACCGGCGATCTCCTGATCCTGGCCGATGCGCTCGCCGCGGAAGTGTTCAAGCAGGCGCGCGTCACGTCCTTTGAGAAGGTCCGCGATATTCCCGGCGACACGCTGGACGCGGTGGAATGCGCCCATCCGCTGCGCGGCTTTGGCGGCGGCTACGAATTCACCGTGCCGCTGCTCGCCGGCGAGCATGTCACCGACGACACCGGCACCGGCTTCGTGCACACCGCACCGAGCCACGGCCGCGAGGACTTCGACGTCTGGACGGCCAACACCCGCGAGCTCGATGCCCGCGGCATCCCGACGGCGATCCCCTACACGGTCGACGAGAACGGCGCCTACACCGCGCAGGCGCCGGGCTTCACCGGCAAACGCGTGCTCAACGACAAGGGCGAGAAGGGCGATGCCAACGAGGCGGTGATCAAGGCGCTGATCGAGGCCGGCAAGCTGCTGGCGCGCGGCCGCCTCAAGCACCAGTACCCGCATTCCTGGCGCTCCAAGAAGCCAGTGATCTTCCGCAACACGCCGCAATGGTTCATCGCGATGGACAAACCCATCGTGGACGCCCCGGGCAAGCCCGGGGCTATGGACATCGCGGAGAATGGCCATGCCAAGAAGGGCGACACGCTGCGCGCCCGCGCGCTGCAGGCGATCTCGGTCACGCAATGGGTGCCGCCGGCCGGCGAGAACCGCATCAACGGCATGATCGCCAACCGCCCCGACTGGGTGATCTCGCGCCAGCGCGCCTGGGGCGTGCCGATCGCCGTGTTCGTGCGCGAGAACAGCGACGGTTCGGCCGAGATCCTGCAGGACGAGGTCGTCAACCAGCGCATCACCGAGGCATTCATGGAGGAAGGCGCCGACGCCTGGTACATGGACGGCGCCCGCGAGCGCTTCCTCGGGAGCCGCGCGTCGGAAAACTGGAAGAAGGTCGACGACATCTGCGACGTCTGGTTCGATTCCGGCTCCACGCACGCTTTCGTGCTGGAAGACCGCCAGAACTTCCCGCAGCTCGGCAACATCGTCCGCAAGATCGACGGCGGCAATGACACCGTGATGTATCTGGAAGGAAGCGACCAGCATCGCGGCTGGTTCCACTCGTCGCTGCTGGAGAGCGCCGGCACGCGCGGGCGCGCGCCTTACGACATCGTGCTGACCCACGGCTTCACGCTCGACGAGAACGGCCGCAAGATGTCGAAGTCGCTCGGCAACACGGTCGAGCCGCAGAAGGTGATCAAGGATTCCGGGGCGGATATCCTGCGCCTCTGGGTCTGCGCCACCGACTATGCCGACGACCAGCGCATCGGCCCGGAGATCCTGAAGAACACCATCGAGACCTACCGCAAGCTGCGCAACTCGATCCGCTGGATGCTCGGCACGCTGCACCATTTCAAGCCGAGCGAGAAGGTCGCCTTCGCCGAGATGCCCGAACTCGAACGGCTGATGCTGCACGAACTAGCCGGCCACACCGAGACGATCCGCAAGGCCTATGCGGCGTTCGACTACAAGACCGTGGTCGCAAGCCTCGCGGCCTTCATGAACTCCGAGCTGTCGGCGTTCTACTTCGACATCCGCAAGGACACGCTGTATTGCGACCCGCCGTCCTCGGTGGCGCGCAAGGCGGCACTGACCACGATCGACCTGCTCTGCGACGCGATCCTGAAATGGCTGGCGCCGATCCTGAGCTTCACCACCGACGAAGCCTGGCGGATGTACCGGCCGAACGCCGAGCCCTCGGTGCATCTCACGCTGTTCCCCGAAGGTCTCGAGCAGTTCCGCGACGACGCCCTCGCCGCGAAGTGGGAGACGATCCGCAACGTCCGCCGCGTCGTCACCGGTGCGCTCGAGCTCGAGCGCGCCGCCAAGCGGATCGGCTCGTCGCTCGAGGCCTCGCCGGTGATCTACATCGCCGACCGCGAGATGCTGGCCACGTTGTTCGACATCGATCTCGCCGAGGTCTGCATCACCTCGAACTACGAGGTGCGCGAGGGCGAGGCGCCGGCCAATGCCTTCCGCCTCGATGCCGTGCCCGGCGTCGCCGTGGTGGTCGAGAAGGCGATCGGCACCAAATGCGCGCGCTCGTGGAAGATCCTGCCTGATATCGGCGAGGATCCCGAGTATCCCGACGTCTCGCCGCGCGACGCGCAAGCGCTGCGCGAATGGAAGGCGCTGGGGGTCACGGCTTGA
- a CDS encoding sugar O-acetyltransferase yields MLAGELYRPDAELAADHTAAEHWMARYNASGASSAAELHALLSARFRKVGKDAVIRPPFFCDYGSNISLGDGVFLNFNCVILDVVEVTIGDRTQIGPAVQIYTADHPRDAATRRAGLEFGRPIRIGSDVWIGGGAIILPGVTIGDGALVGAGSVVTRDVAPGATVAGNPARPRQA; encoded by the coding sequence ATGCTGGCGGGCGAGCTCTATCGCCCGGATGCAGAGCTCGCCGCCGACCATACCGCGGCGGAACATTGGATGGCGCGCTACAACGCCTCAGGCGCATCGTCCGCAGCCGAGTTGCACGCGCTGCTTTCCGCGCGCTTCCGAAAGGTCGGCAAGGACGCCGTGATCCGGCCGCCGTTCTTCTGCGACTACGGCAGCAATATCAGCCTCGGCGACGGCGTGTTCCTCAACTTCAATTGCGTGATCCTCGACGTCGTCGAGGTCACGATCGGCGATCGTACCCAGATCGGACCCGCGGTGCAGATCTATACCGCCGACCACCCGCGCGACGCTGCGACCCGGCGCGCCGGGCTCGAGTTCGGCCGCCCGATCCGGATCGGCAGCGACGTCTGGATTGGCGGCGGTGCCATCATCCTGCCCGGCGTCACGATAGGCGACGGCGCCCTGGTCGGGGCCGGCAGCGTGGTAACGCGGGACGTCGCCCCCGGCGCCACTGTGGCGGGAAATCCGGCCCGGCCGCGGCAGGCTTAG
- a CDS encoding bifunctional riboflavin kinase/FAD synthetase, translating into MSTGFTVIRDNTPESAIPKGAVVAMGNFDGVHLGHRAVIGAALAMGKTHGVPALAVTFEPHPRSFFSPNTPQFRLTDETNKLRLLAATGLAGAVVMTFDKSRAGTTAQDFIHHDLIGRLGISGIAVGYDFHFGKGRVGSPSLLVSEAPRLGIEVDVQAHVDIEERPVSSSAIRMALAEGQVDDATTMLGGPWFATGKVIHGEKRGRDLGYPTANIRLDKHCGLKHGIYAVRVGKAQSKDKGNDKVRFDGVASFGRRPTFDNGAPLLEVFLFDFKGDLYDTVLDVAFISFIREELKFDTIEALIRQMDDDSARARAALAAAPDAFPQLGVID; encoded by the coding sequence ATGAGCACCGGCTTTACCGTTATCCGCGACAACACGCCCGAAAGCGCAATTCCGAAGGGCGCCGTGGTCGCGATGGGAAATTTCGACGGCGTCCATCTCGGTCACCGCGCCGTGATCGGCGCGGCGCTAGCGATGGGCAAGACGCACGGCGTGCCCGCGCTCGCCGTGACCTTCGAACCGCATCCGCGCAGTTTCTTCAGCCCGAACACCCCGCAATTCCGTCTCACGGACGAGACCAACAAGCTGCGGCTGCTCGCGGCCACCGGGCTCGCCGGCGCCGTCGTGATGACCTTCGACAAGTCGCGCGCCGGGACCACGGCGCAGGACTTCATTCACCATGACCTGATCGGCCGGCTCGGCATCAGCGGGATCGCGGTCGGCTACGACTTCCATTTCGGCAAGGGCCGGGTCGGCTCGCCGAGCCTGCTCGTCAGCGAAGCGCCGCGGCTCGGCATCGAGGTCGATGTGCAGGCCCATGTCGACATCGAGGAGCGCCCGGTCTCCTCCAGCGCCATCCGCATGGCGCTCGCCGAAGGCCAGGTCGACGACGCCACCACGATGCTGGGCGGGCCGTGGTTTGCGACCGGCAAGGTGATCCATGGCGAGAAGCGCGGCCGCGACCTCGGTTACCCCACGGCCAACATCCGCCTCGACAAGCATTGCGGCTTGAAGCACGGCATCTACGCGGTGCGGGTCGGCAAGGCCCAGAGCAAGGACAAAGGAAACGACAAGGTGCGGTTCGATGGCGTCGCAAGCTTCGGACGCCGGCCGACCTTCGACAACGGCGCGCCGCTGCTCGAAGTGTTCCTGTTCGACTTCAAGGGCGATCTCTACGACACGGTGCTCGATGTCGCCTTCATCAGTTTCATTCGCGAAGAGCTGAAATTCGACACCATCGAGGCGTTGATACGCCAGATGGATGACGACAGCGCCAGGGCGCGCGCGGCATTGGCCGCAGCGCCGGACGCGTTCCCGCAGCTCGGAGTGATTGATTGA
- a CDS encoding response regulator: protein MAVDLSMPVLVVDDYSTMIRIIRNLLKQLGFENIDDASDGSAALNKMRGKKYGLVISDWNMEPMTGYDLLKEVRADPNLATTPFIMITAESKTENVIAAKKAGVNNYIVKPFNAATLKTKIEAVFPDMATA, encoded by the coding sequence ATGGCGGTTGATTTGTCCATGCCGGTTCTGGTGGTTGATGATTACAGCACCATGATCCGCATCATCCGGAATCTTCTCAAGCAGCTTGGATTCGAGAATATCGACGACGCCTCCGATGGCTCTGCGGCGCTCAACAAGATGCGCGGCAAGAAGTATGGCCTGGTGATTTCCGACTGGAACATGGAGCCGATGACCGGCTACGACTTGCTCAAGGAAGTCCGCGCCGATCCCAATCTCGCGACCACGCCCTTCATCATGATCACGGCGGAATCCAAGACCGAGAACGTGATCGCGGCCAAGAAGGCCGGCGTGAACAACTACATCGTCAAGCCGTTCAACGCGGCGACGCTGAAGACCAAGATCGAGGCGGTCTTCCCGGACATGGCGACGGCGTAA
- a CDS encoding TIGR01459 family HAD-type hydrolase: MTSLRFVERLRDLTGDVDVVLSDIWGVVHNGLESFPEACEALHTFRQQGGTVILITNAPRPADSVQRQLRKLGVADETYDAIVSSGDLTRHFVADHPGQKIFWIGPERDSSIHRGLDATLVPLEQADYIICTGLFDDETESAEDYRDTLLKALERKLTLVCANPDIVVERGDRLIYCAGAVAELYRELGGESVFYGKPHRPIYERAMALAAERRGRPTELSRVLAIGDSVRTDLTGAHGFGIDLLFVTRGIHSEQFEGIEQLDPASVKELFGHPPRALMRELKW; encoded by the coding sequence ATGACATCGCTGCGTTTCGTGGAGCGGCTGCGCGACCTCACTGGCGACGTCGACGTCGTGCTGTCGGACATCTGGGGCGTCGTGCACAACGGGCTCGAATCCTTTCCCGAGGCCTGTGAAGCGCTGCACACGTTCCGCCAGCAGGGCGGCACCGTCATCCTGATCACCAACGCGCCGCGTCCAGCTGACTCAGTACAGCGCCAGCTGCGCAAGCTCGGCGTCGCCGACGAGACCTATGATGCGATCGTCTCCTCGGGCGATCTGACGCGCCACTTCGTGGCCGATCATCCCGGTCAGAAAATATTCTGGATCGGCCCGGAGCGCGACAGCTCGATCCATCGCGGCCTCGACGCCACATTGGTGCCGCTGGAGCAGGCCGACTACATCATCTGCACAGGCCTGTTCGACGACGAAACCGAATCCGCCGAGGATTATCGCGACACGCTGCTGAAGGCGCTCGAACGCAAGCTGACGCTGGTCTGCGCCAATCCGGACATCGTGGTCGAGCGCGGCGACCGGCTGATCTATTGCGCCGGCGCGGTTGCCGAACTCTATCGCGAGCTCGGCGGCGAGTCGGTGTTCTACGGCAAGCCGCACCGGCCGATCTACGAGCGCGCCATGGCGCTGGCCGCGGAACGTCGCGGGCGTCCGACCGAACTCAGCCGCGTGCTCGCGATCGGCGATTCCGTGCGCACCGATCTCACCGGCGCCCACGGCTTCGGCATCGATCTCCTGTTCGTCACCCGCGGCATCCATTCTGAGCAGTTCGAGGGCATCGAGCAGCTCGACCCCGCCTCGGTGAAGGAATTGTTCGGCCATCCGCCCCGCGCGCTGATGCGCGAGCTGAAGTGGTAG